From the Streptomyces syringium genome, one window contains:
- a CDS encoding NUDIX hydrolase produces the protein MRWKNLSERSVYENRWFRVNLADVELPDGRHLDHFLIRLRPVAVATVVNEANEVLLLWRHRFITDNWGWELAAGVVEDGEDIARAAAREMEEETGWRPGPLRHLMTVEPSNGLTDARHHIYWTDEAEYLGDPEDGFESDRREWVPLKLVPDMITRGEVPAANMAAALLLLHHLRLG, from the coding sequence GTGCGTTGGAAGAATCTCAGCGAGCGGAGCGTCTACGAGAACCGGTGGTTCCGGGTCAATCTCGCGGACGTCGAACTCCCCGACGGCCGCCACCTCGACCACTTCCTGATCCGGCTGCGGCCCGTCGCCGTGGCCACGGTGGTCAACGAGGCGAACGAGGTTCTGCTGCTGTGGCGGCACCGTTTCATCACCGACAACTGGGGCTGGGAGCTGGCCGCCGGGGTCGTGGAGGACGGCGAGGACATCGCCCGTGCCGCGGCCCGTGAGATGGAGGAGGAGACCGGATGGCGGCCGGGCCCCCTGCGACACCTGATGACAGTGGAACCGTCCAACGGTCTCACCGACGCCCGGCATCACATCTACTGGACGGACGAGGCCGAGTACCTCGGTGATCCGGAGGACGGCTTCGAGTCGGACCGCCGGGAGTGGGTGCCGCTCAAGCTGGTACCCGACATGATCACCCGCGGTGAGGTCCCGGCCGCCAACATGGCGGCCGCGCTACTGCTGCTGCACCATTTGCGGCTCGGCTGA
- a CDS encoding tetratricopeptide repeat protein, whose protein sequence is MEPNTLLDAILDEAGISHAGLAAHVNAAGRARGLALRYEHTAVARWLRGQRPRGQVPDLICEVLGERLHRALTLDDIGLGTPGSPRVPGTPLSGFVERATALWRSDEQQREHVVSAPAVTGTPAVIPVWEWENPPEDADVSRRGLTRVSMEDIEMLRAARAHYEQMYRKAGGIATRARVVGFLNAEAAPLLRGSYPDETGRQLHRATGGLVAVAGICAYDSDAHGLAQRYFHQALRLAKASGDRGLGAYVIALLVNQSLFMGEYRQAVAFAESALRAAGAHLTPALAADLYAMQAKAYARLGDGGGALACIRRAETAAERIHRGQEPAETGYVQPGLVNVQVAEALLSLGDLGPAREHADRAVDTPAHDRGRVHRLAMLTHIELRQGDADKAVATAREMTEQARGMESQRLRDRLRAVREHLIESGCAATAEAAEMIDGALRVPL, encoded by the coding sequence ATGGAGCCCAACACTCTGCTCGACGCCATTCTCGACGAGGCGGGGATCTCCCACGCGGGCCTGGCCGCCCATGTCAACGCGGCCGGCCGCGCCCGTGGACTGGCGTTGCGCTATGAACACACCGCCGTCGCCCGCTGGTTGCGCGGCCAGCGGCCGCGTGGCCAGGTGCCGGACCTGATCTGCGAGGTCCTCGGCGAGCGGCTGCACCGCGCGCTGACCCTCGACGACATCGGCCTCGGCACCCCCGGCAGCCCCCGGGTGCCGGGCACCCCGCTCTCCGGCTTCGTCGAACGGGCCACCGCGCTGTGGCGCTCCGACGAGCAGCAGCGCGAGCACGTCGTCAGCGCCCCGGCCGTGACCGGCACCCCCGCCGTGATCCCGGTCTGGGAGTGGGAGAACCCGCCCGAGGACGCCGACGTCTCCCGGCGCGGTCTGACCCGGGTATCCATGGAGGACATCGAGATGCTGCGCGCGGCCCGCGCGCACTACGAGCAGATGTACCGCAAGGCGGGCGGCATCGCGACCCGCGCCCGGGTCGTCGGCTTCCTCAACGCCGAGGCCGCGCCCCTGCTGCGCGGCAGCTACCCCGACGAGACGGGCCGTCAGCTGCACCGCGCCACCGGGGGCCTGGTCGCGGTCGCCGGGATCTGTGCGTACGACTCCGACGCGCACGGGCTGGCCCAGCGCTATTTCCACCAGGCGCTGCGGCTCGCCAAGGCCAGCGGGGACCGCGGGCTCGGCGCGTACGTCATCGCCCTTCTCGTCAACCAGTCGCTGTTCATGGGGGAGTACCGGCAGGCGGTCGCCTTCGCCGAGTCCGCGCTGCGGGCGGCGGGCGCGCACCTCACCCCGGCGCTCGCCGCCGACCTCTACGCCATGCAGGCCAAGGCCTATGCCCGGCTCGGCGACGGCGGCGGGGCACTCGCCTGCATCCGCCGCGCCGAGACCGCCGCCGAGCGCATCCACCGCGGCCAGGAGCCCGCCGAGACCGGCTACGTACAGCCCGGACTGGTGAACGTGCAGGTCGCCGAGGCGCTGCTCAGCCTCGGTGACCTCGGACCCGCCCGTGAGCACGCGGACCGGGCGGTCGACACCCCCGCGCACGACCGGGGCCGTGTCCACCGGCTCGCCATGCTCACGCACATCGAGCTGCGTCAAGGAGACGCGGACAAGGCGGTGGCCACCGCGCGGGAGATGACCGAGCAGGCGAGAGGCATGGAATCGCAGCGGTTACGGGACCGGCTCCGAGCGGTGCGCGAGCACCTGATCGAAAGTGGGTGCGCGGCCACGGCCGAGGCCGCCGAGATGATCGACGGGGCGCTGCGCGTGCCCTTGTGA
- a CDS encoding PP2C family protein-serine/threonine phosphatase: MILTGAGRCWRGLVFALPGLWVLGVVVFELLSPLGTPFIQLLAAAPAIACAGSGRRQCVVLGGGCALFALVPLGSSGHPDPMGRAGTCCAILAVVVAGYLTTGRRLRLLRELERLREIAATAQQALLRPLPPRIDGITVAGGHLSASEGALVGGDLYEALATPHGVRIVMGDVRGHGLGAIGTVAAVLGSFREAAHDEVELPGVLRRLERALQRHLGQRAGAEPRTAAPGAPVGAPAPKQEDERERSCAEEFVTVLLLELRADGEVAVLNCGHPWPYRLRCAADGGARAVVVTSGEPLPPLGAFPLPAEMPVMRLPRLLPGDALVLHTDGAEDARNAAGAFFPLESVLAEAAHGTPIVPATVVEHVRCALLRHTGGLLTDDIALLALRDDRQRLPVHTPHADLARVGRPRS; the protein is encoded by the coding sequence ATGATCCTTACAGGGGCGGGGCGGTGCTGGCGGGGTCTGGTGTTCGCGCTGCCCGGACTGTGGGTGCTCGGGGTGGTGGTCTTTGAACTCCTGAGCCCGCTGGGCACCCCGTTCATCCAACTGCTCGCCGCCGCGCCCGCCATCGCCTGCGCCGGCAGCGGCCGCCGTCAGTGCGTCGTGCTCGGCGGCGGCTGCGCGCTCTTCGCGCTCGTCCCGCTCGGTTCGTCCGGCCACCCGGACCCGATGGGCCGCGCGGGCACCTGCTGCGCGATCCTCGCCGTCGTCGTGGCCGGCTACCTCACCACGGGGCGCAGGCTGCGGCTGCTGCGGGAGCTGGAGCGGCTGCGCGAGATCGCCGCCACCGCGCAGCAGGCCCTGCTGCGTCCCCTGCCGCCCCGGATCGACGGGATCACCGTCGCGGGCGGGCATCTGTCGGCGAGCGAAGGGGCCCTGGTCGGCGGCGATCTGTACGAGGCGCTGGCCACCCCGCACGGGGTGCGCATCGTGATGGGCGACGTCCGCGGCCACGGACTCGGCGCGATCGGCACCGTCGCCGCCGTGCTCGGCAGCTTCCGTGAGGCCGCCCACGACGAGGTGGAACTGCCGGGCGTGCTGCGGCGGTTGGAGCGCGCCCTGCAGCGGCACCTGGGCCAGCGGGCCGGCGCCGAGCCCCGCACGGCAGCGCCCGGCGCGCCCGTAGGGGCGCCCGCGCCGAAGCAGGAGGACGAACGGGAGAGGTCCTGCGCCGAGGAATTCGTCACGGTGCTGCTGCTGGAGCTGCGGGCCGACGGCGAGGTCGCGGTGCTCAACTGCGGCCACCCCTGGCCGTATCGGCTCCGATGCGCGGCCGACGGCGGCGCGCGGGCCGTCGTGGTGACCTCCGGGGAGCCACTGCCGCCGCTCGGGGCCTTCCCGCTGCCGGCCGAGATGCCCGTCATGCGGCTGCCCCGGCTGCTGCCCGGCGATGCGCTGGTGCTGCACACCGACGGCGCGGAGGACGCGCGGAACGCGGCGGGGGCGTTCTTCCCGCTGGAGAGCGTCCTGGCCGAGGCGGCGCACGGCACGCCCATCGTGCCCGCCACGGTCGTCGAGCACGTGCGGTGCGCGCTGCTGCGGCACACCGGGGGCCTGCTGACCGATGACATCGCCCTGTTGGCCCTGCGGGACGACCGGCAGCGCCTCCCGGTGCACACCCCCCACGCCGACCTCGCGCGCGTCGGCAGGCCCCGCTCCTGA
- the pheT gene encoding phenylalanine--tRNA ligase subunit beta, with product MRVPLSWLREYVDLPAGETGRDVQAKLVAAGLEVERVEQLGTGLKGPLVVGKVLTIEELEGFRKPIRFCTVDVGRANGTGEPQEIVCGARNFSVGDKVVVVLPGAVLPGDFAIAARKTYGRTSHGMICSGDELGMGDDGTGGIIVLPPEHEVGTDAIELLELVDEVLDIAVTPDRGYCLSMRGVAREAATAYGLPLRDPALLDVPAPNSYGYMVKVADPAGCARFTARTVTGLDPEAHSPIWLRRRLQKAGMRPVSLAVDVTNYVMLELGQPLHAYDRSRIDGPIGVRRAEQGEKLVTLDGTKRVLDAEDLVITDNNGPIGLAGVMGGANTEIADATADPETGAVSGTTEIIIEAAHFDAVSIARTARRHKLSSEASKRFERGVDPNAASAAAQRTVDLMVLLAGGSAEAGVTEIVAPSGPRTISISADHPDRVAGVEYGRETVVRRLQEVGCDVYGQDELIVTVPSWRPDLTDPNDLAEEVIRLEGYENLPSTLPQPPAGRGLTERQRLHRRVGRALAGAGFVEAPNYPFIGEEALDHLGLEADDARRSVVRLVNPLADTEPALRTTLLPGLFGALRRNDGRGERDLALFETGLVFQPTGDERRSVRLPVDRRPTDEEIAGLDAALPRQPRHVAAVLAGARELPGWWGQGRPAGWAEAVEAARAVAREAGAELLVRQDQRAPFHPGRCAAFFVVVDGAEVFVGSAGELHPRVTKAFGLPERTCAMELELDLLERAGTGVARAPHVSTFPVATQDVALVVDASVPAADVEAALRSGAGELLESLRLFDVFTGEQLGAGKKSLAYALRFRAADRTLTAEEATAARDAAVAAAVERTGAALRGA from the coding sequence ATGCGGGTCCCGCTTTCTTGGCTGCGGGAATACGTCGACCTGCCGGCCGGTGAGACCGGTCGCGACGTACAGGCCAAACTCGTCGCCGCCGGCCTCGAGGTCGAGCGTGTCGAGCAGCTCGGCACCGGCCTCAAGGGCCCCCTGGTCGTCGGCAAGGTCCTCACGATCGAGGAGCTGGAGGGCTTCCGTAAGCCCATCCGCTTCTGCACGGTCGACGTCGGCCGGGCCAACGGCACGGGCGAACCGCAGGAGATCGTCTGCGGTGCGCGCAACTTCTCCGTCGGCGACAAGGTCGTCGTGGTGCTGCCCGGCGCCGTGCTGCCCGGCGACTTCGCGATCGCCGCGCGCAAGACCTACGGCCGCACCTCCCACGGCATGATCTGCTCGGGCGACGAGCTGGGCATGGGCGACGACGGCACGGGCGGCATCATCGTCCTGCCGCCGGAGCACGAGGTGGGCACCGACGCCATCGAGCTGCTCGAGCTGGTCGACGAGGTCCTCGACATCGCCGTCACCCCCGACCGGGGTTACTGCCTGTCGATGCGCGGCGTCGCCCGCGAGGCCGCGACCGCCTACGGGCTGCCGCTGCGCGACCCGGCCCTGCTGGACGTGCCCGCGCCCAACAGCTACGGCTACATGGTCAAGGTCGCCGACCCGGCCGGCTGCGCGCGCTTCACCGCCCGCACGGTCACCGGTCTCGACCCCGAGGCGCACTCGCCGATCTGGCTCCGCCGCCGGCTGCAGAAGGCGGGCATGCGCCCGGTCTCGCTGGCCGTCGACGTCACGAACTACGTGATGCTCGAGCTGGGCCAGCCGCTGCACGCCTACGACCGGTCCCGCATCGACGGGCCGATCGGGGTGCGCCGCGCCGAGCAGGGCGAGAAGCTCGTCACCCTCGACGGCACCAAGCGCGTGCTGGACGCCGAGGACCTCGTCATCACCGACAACAACGGGCCGATCGGGCTCGCGGGCGTCATGGGCGGGGCCAACACCGAGATCGCGGACGCCACCGCGGACCCCGAGACGGGCGCGGTCAGCGGCACCACCGAGATCATCATCGAGGCCGCGCACTTCGACGCCGTCTCCATCGCGCGGACGGCCCGCCGTCACAAGCTGTCCTCCGAGGCGTCCAAGCGCTTCGAGCGCGGTGTCGACCCGAACGCCGCCTCCGCGGCGGCCCAGCGGACCGTGGACCTGATGGTCCTGCTCGCGGGCGGCAGCGCCGAGGCCGGTGTCACCGAGATCGTCGCCCCCAGCGGGCCCCGCACCATCTCGATCAGCGCCGACCACCCCGACCGGGTGGCCGGTGTCGAGTACGGCCGGGAGACCGTCGTCCGCCGCCTCCAGGAGGTCGGCTGCGACGTCTACGGGCAGGACGAGCTGATCGTCACCGTGCCCAGCTGGCGGCCGGACCTCACCGACCCCAACGACCTGGCCGAAGAGGTCATCCGCCTGGAGGGCTACGAGAACCTGCCCTCCACCCTGCCGCAGCCCCCCGCCGGGCGTGGCCTGACCGAGCGGCAGCGCCTGCACCGCCGGGTCGGCCGCGCGCTCGCCGGCGCGGGCTTCGTCGAGGCGCCCAACTACCCCTTCATCGGGGAAGAGGCCCTCGACCACCTCGGCCTGGAGGCCGACGACGCGCGCCGCTCGGTGGTGCGCCTGGTCAACCCCCTCGCCGACACCGAGCCGGCGCTGCGCACCACGCTGCTGCCGGGGCTCTTCGGCGCCCTGCGCCGCAACGACGGCCGCGGTGAGCGCGACCTCGCGCTCTTCGAGACGGGCCTGGTCTTCCAGCCGACCGGTGACGAGCGTCGCTCGGTCCGACTGCCGGTCGACCGCCGCCCCACCGACGAGGAGATCGCCGGCCTCGACGCCGCGCTGCCCCGGCAGCCGCGGCACGTGGCCGCCGTCCTCGCCGGGGCGCGCGAGCTGCCCGGCTGGTGGGGCCAGGGCCGTCCGGCGGGCTGGGCGGAAGCCGTCGAGGCGGCCCGCGCGGTCGCCCGTGAGGCCGGTGCCGAGCTGCTCGTCCGCCAGGACCAGCGGGCGCCGTTCCACCCCGGCCGGTGTGCCGCCTTCTTCGTGGTGGTCGACGGCGCGGAGGTGTTCGTCGGCAGCGCCGGCGAGCTGCACCCGCGCGTGACCAAGGCGTTCGGCCTGCCGGAGCGCACCTGCGCGATGGAGCTCGAGCTCGACCTGCTGGAGCGCGCGGGCACCGGCGTCGCCCGGGCCCCGCACGTGTCCACCTTCCCGGTGGCCACCCAGGACGTCGCGCTCGTCGTGGACGCCTCGGTCCCCGCGGCCGATGTCGAGGCCGCACTGCGGTCCGGTGCGGGTGAACTCCTCGAGTCGCTGCGCCTGTTCGACGTCTTCACCGGCGAACAGCTCGGCGCGGGCAAGAAGTCGCTGGCCTACGCGCTGCGCTTCCGCGCCGCCGACCGCACGCTGACCGCCGAGGAGGCCACGGCAGCCCGCGACGCCGCGGTCGCCGCGGCCGTCGAGCGCACGGGAGCCGCCCTGCGCGGCGCGTAA
- the pheS gene encoding phenylalanine--tRNA ligase subunit alpha, with product MSAPNKSYDPVEVEALKPEEIERMRGEALAAFAAAGDLEALHEAKIAHTGPTSPLSLANREIGALPPQAKAEAGKRVGMARGAVSKALAARQVELEAERDARVLVEEAVDVTLPYDRVPAGARHPLTTLSERIEDVFVAMGYEVAEGPEVEAEWFNFDALNFEPDHPARAMQDTFFVQDGDGKADSGVVLRTHTSPVQVRSMLDREPPIYVICPGRVYRTDELDATHTPVFHQVELLAIDEGLTMADLKGTLDHMVQALFGAGVTTRLRPNYFPFTEPSAEMDMRCYVCRGESVGNPDRPCRTCSSEGWIELGGCGMVNPRVLVAAGIDPEKYSGFAFGFGIERMLMFRHNVEDMRDMVEGDVRFTRPFGMEI from the coding sequence ATGTCCGCACCCAATAAGTCGTACGACCCTGTCGAGGTCGAGGCACTGAAACCGGAAGAGATCGAGCGGATGCGGGGCGAAGCGCTCGCCGCCTTCGCCGCCGCCGGCGACCTCGAGGCCCTCCACGAGGCGAAGATCGCGCACACCGGTCCCACGTCGCCGCTGTCCCTCGCCAACCGCGAGATCGGCGCGCTCCCGCCGCAGGCCAAGGCCGAGGCCGGCAAGCGCGTGGGCATGGCCCGCGGTGCCGTGAGCAAGGCCCTCGCCGCCCGCCAGGTGGAGCTGGAGGCGGAGCGTGACGCCCGTGTGCTGGTCGAGGAGGCCGTCGACGTCACCCTGCCGTACGACCGCGTCCCTGCCGGTGCCCGGCACCCGCTGACCACGCTCTCCGAGCGCATCGAGGACGTCTTCGTCGCGATGGGCTACGAGGTCGCCGAGGGCCCCGAGGTCGAGGCCGAGTGGTTCAACTTCGACGCCCTGAACTTCGAGCCGGACCACCCGGCCCGCGCCATGCAGGACACCTTCTTCGTCCAGGACGGCGACGGCAAGGCCGACTCCGGCGTCGTGCTGCGCACCCACACCTCCCCGGTGCAGGTCCGCAGCATGCTCGACCGTGAGCCGCCCATCTACGTGATCTGCCCGGGCCGCGTCTACCGCACCGACGAGCTGGACGCCACGCACACCCCGGTCTTCCACCAGGTCGAGCTGCTCGCCATCGACGAGGGCCTGACCATGGCGGACCTCAAGGGCACCCTGGACCACATGGTCCAGGCGCTCTTCGGGGCCGGTGTGACCACCCGGCTGCGGCCGAACTACTTCCCGTTCACCGAGCCGTCCGCCGAGATGGACATGCGGTGCTACGTGTGCCGCGGCGAGTCGGTCGGCAACCCCGACCGCCCCTGCCGCACCTGCTCCAGCGAGGGCTGGATCGAGCTGGGCGGCTGCGGCATGGTCAACCCGCGGGTGCTGGTGGCTGCGGGCATCGACCCGGAGAAGTACAGCGGATTCGCCTTCGGGTTCGGCATCGAGCGCATGCTCATGTTCCGCCACAACGTCGAAGACATGCGAGACATGGTCGAGGGTGACGTGCGCTTCACCCGGCCGTTCGGGATGGAGATCTGA
- a CDS encoding sensor histidine kinase, with the protein MHPDDLPDGLVVADDTGRVTCFNAAAARITAVRAGDALGRPLERALPLEDLDGRRWWTLTDPYGGLSTRVGQPERKLLLPGGREVLVSARYVRERPNGPVIRLVVQLRGTEARRRTERSHAELIATVAHELRSPLTSVKGFTATLLAKWERFTDDQKRLMLETVDADADRVNRLIAELLDISRIDSGRLEVRRQPVDIVGAVRRHVQAHTTAGQRAERFRIRVVEPLPDLWADPDKIDQVLGNLLENAVRHGEGTVTIEVAPARMKAHTEGTAVTVSDEGPGIPEESMGRVFTRFWRGSKRGGTGLGLYIVKGIVEAHGGTITVGRTPHGGAQFRFTLPVGAPAFLTQA; encoded by the coding sequence CTGCACCCCGACGACCTGCCGGACGGGCTGGTCGTCGCCGACGACACCGGCCGGGTCACCTGTTTCAACGCCGCCGCGGCCCGCATCACCGCCGTACGGGCCGGTGACGCGCTGGGCCGGCCGCTGGAGCGGGCCCTGCCGCTGGAGGATCTGGACGGCCGCCGCTGGTGGACCCTGACCGATCCCTACGGCGGGCTCAGCACCCGGGTCGGCCAGCCGGAGCGGAAGCTGCTGCTCCCCGGCGGCCGCGAGGTGCTCGTCTCCGCCCGGTACGTCCGCGAGCGGCCGAACGGGCCGGTGATCCGGCTCGTCGTCCAACTGCGCGGCACCGAGGCGCGGCGGCGCACCGAGCGCAGCCACGCCGAGCTGATCGCCACCGTCGCCCACGAGCTGCGCTCGCCGCTGACCTCCGTCAAGGGCTTCACCGCGACGCTGCTGGCGAAGTGGGAGCGGTTCACCGACGACCAGAAGCGGCTGATGCTGGAGACCGTCGACGCCGACGCCGACCGGGTCAACCGGCTCATCGCCGAGCTGCTCGACATCTCCCGGATCGACTCCGGGCGGCTGGAGGTGCGCCGCCAGCCCGTCGACATCGTCGGGGCCGTCCGTCGGCACGTCCAGGCCCACACCACGGCCGGACAGCGCGCCGAGCGGTTCCGGATCAGGGTCGTGGAGCCGCTGCCGGACCTCTGGGCCGATCCGGACAAGATCGACCAGGTGCTGGGCAACCTGCTGGAAAACGCGGTGCGCCACGGCGAGGGAACGGTCACCATAGAGGTCGCACCGGCCCGGATGAAGGCCCACACGGAGGGAACGGCGGTCACCGTGAGCGATGAGGGCCCCGGCATCCCCGAGGAGTCGATGGGCCGCGTCTTCACCCGCTTCTGGCGGGGCAGCAAGCGCGGCGGCACCGGCCTGGGTCTCTACATCGTCAAGGGCATCGTCGAGGCGCACGGCGGGACGATCACCGTGGGACGCACCCCGCACGGTGGCGCGCAGTTCCGATTTACCCTGCCCGTGGGCGCCCCGGCCTTTCTCACCCAGGCCTGA
- a CDS encoding TrmH family RNA methyltransferase: MGTPELISPRSPRVIAARRLAKRNFRVKERRFIAEGPQAVREAIEHRSGGEPTLIELFATVEAAERHAEIVEAALAAGVRVHYAEDDVIAELSQTVTPQGLVGVCRFLDSPFEEILAARPKLIAVLAHVRDPGNAGTVLRCADAAGADAVVLTDASVDLYNPKSVRASVGSLFHLPVAVGVPVEQAARGLRDAGVRVLAADGAGVDLDAELDRGAMGTPTAWIFGNEAWGLPEETRALADAVVRVPIHGKAESLNLATAAAVCLYASARAQRAAGGCRSVTSS, encoded by the coding sequence ATGGGCACCCCCGAGCTGATCTCCCCGCGCTCTCCCCGCGTCATCGCCGCCCGCCGGCTGGCCAAGCGCAATTTCCGGGTCAAGGAGCGACGGTTCATCGCCGAGGGCCCCCAGGCGGTGCGGGAGGCGATCGAGCACCGCAGCGGCGGCGAGCCCACCCTCATCGAGCTGTTCGCGACCGTCGAGGCCGCCGAGCGGCACGCCGAGATCGTCGAGGCGGCCCTGGCCGCCGGGGTCCGGGTGCACTACGCCGAGGACGACGTGATCGCCGAGCTCTCGCAGACGGTCACCCCCCAGGGCCTGGTCGGCGTCTGCCGCTTCCTCGACTCGCCCTTCGAGGAGATCCTCGCCGCCCGCCCCAAGCTGATCGCCGTCCTCGCGCACGTCCGCGACCCCGGCAACGCCGGTACGGTGCTGCGCTGCGCCGACGCCGCCGGCGCGGACGCCGTGGTGCTCACCGACGCCTCGGTGGACCTGTACAACCCCAAGTCCGTACGCGCCTCCGTGGGCTCCCTGTTCCACCTGCCGGTCGCCGTCGGGGTCCCCGTCGAGCAGGCCGCGCGCGGGCTGCGGGACGCCGGGGTGCGGGTGCTGGCCGCCGACGGCGCGGGCGTCGACCTCGACGCCGAGCTGGACCGGGGCGCGATGGGCACCCCCACCGCCTGGATCTTCGGCAACGAGGCGTGGGGGCTGCCGGAGGAGACCCGGGCGCTCGCCGACGCGGTGGTACGGGTGCCGATCCACGGCAAGGCCGAGAGCCTGAACCTCGCGACGGCCGCCGCCGTGTGCCTGTATGCCTCCGCCCGTGCGCAGCGTGCAGCCGGAGGGTGCCGCTCCGTGACCTCCAGCTAG